A single region of the Chelonia mydas isolate rCheMyd1 chromosome 4, rCheMyd1.pri.v2, whole genome shotgun sequence genome encodes:
- the ALPK1 gene encoding alpha-protein kinase 1 isoform X3, which translates to MWYEAAELIWASIVGYFKLPQPDKKGIATSLGILADIFVSMSEKDYNSFKNNSQVDLRLLQEFDHRLLSAAEACKLAAAFSQYTPLFVLTAVNIRGTCLLSYSYSTECPPEKRKFYLSEAKKSFEIGLLTKKENDPVTSRQELHSFIKAAFCLTTVNRQLYGQSERLCVVRQLCSEAMEKLYTYSTSPFTEDQDKETLAKEIMSLIMSVKEHLQVQSFPNSDARSYVPDSYKGVVEKPILRGEVNFEKILEMHSQHHRSVSEVFESTCRSQETRHREAKMGACITALKTETKNVDTICNTEEKLCGGKDIAKISASQNTRRSHERLRGQTRRRWISSNAVNVSLVEEMESKPLDKVTNDENGIFSSLQSRSQTTSSLKSWSKLSESSSSASWEELGCNASNTLPRDWQQRGKGSVDEQCCTVSTESTEGNVQGGSLHSLSFQTHHLSLQESQGGCSGPSQHSLKNNMLFANRLADVSSASREGLLQGTEPERDASKQNAGDANSIDFRNNAVSFVDLKGSHFSGPNRPEREMISSSLVELESFEMIESRTKDSNRDFSVIHSPTQRSRVEGNVIDAEGYKRITEPLSRNNYVWIDPEGDTVDSTDDLSVEPPIPIGKVATTTSISNKSKIASDSFVRNWINKSSAGNGSFEMPEIDTQADTEDEWEFAFSNRGSSVNNTPAMNAPRPQLNHRVGIRISPSGRKKPEADHFNDCATTEEDEAEKYRNVLNSSHSSSSSLKSWYKSAQFSSSFSELESPSFLNSSGSSFVFVPGRTKERILKARFLEDDDYEKLLSGVEHNWLVQRLESTGIFKARQLRKAYSALLLKYSKKSGLWTGQETAVYIGDYLSVAKEGKQRTAFWIHFLHQEETLGRYVGKEYKEEKGLLNHFIDVERQMTAQYYVTEFNKRLYEQKIPTQIFYIPSAVLLILEGKSIKGCVSVEPYILGEFVKLSNNTKVVKTEYKATEYGLAFGHFSHEFSHGTDVVVDLQGWVTGNGKGLIYLTDPQIHSLNGKDVSHSTNFGEKGIYYFFNNQHVECNEICHHLSLTRPSVAEPN; encoded by the exons ATGTGGTATGAGGCAGCGGAGCTGATTTGGGCTTCAATTGTAGGCTATTTCAAACTGCCTCAGCCAGATAAAAAG ggaATTGCTACATCACTGGGTATTTTGGCTGACATCTTTGTTTCCATGAGTGAGAAAGATtataatagttttaaaaacaacTCTCAAGTTGACCTG CGCCTTCTCCAAGAGTTTGACCATCGCTTACTGTCAGCTGCTGAAGCCTGCAAGCTGGCAGCTGCCTTCAGCCAGTACACCCCGCTTTTTGTGCTCACAGCAGTG aaCATCCGTGGCACATGCTTATTGTCCTATAGTTACTCCACAGAATGTCCTCCAGAGAAGAGAAAGTTCTATTTGTCTGAAGCTAAGAAATCCTTTGAAATTGGTCTCCTCACCAAGAAAGAAAATGACCCTGTCACTAGCAGGCAGGAGCTTCATAGTTTcattaaagcagctttttgccTTACAACAGTTAATCGGCAACTCTACGGGCAGAGCGAGAGACTCTGTGTGGTGAGACAGCTATGTAGCGAAGCCATGGAGAAACTGTACACTTACAGCACTTCACCTTTTACAGAAGATCAAGACAAAGAAACACTTGCCAAAGAGATCATGTCTTTGATCATGTCTGTCAAGGAGCATTTACAAGTACAAAGCTTCCCTAATTCAGATGCCAGATCTTATGTTCCTGATAGCTACAAAGGTGTAGTAGAAAAGCCTATCTTGCGTGGTGAAGTGAATTTTGAGAAAATCCTTGAAATGCATTCCCAGCATCATAGGTCAGTAAGTGAAGTGTTTGAAAGTACTTGCAGGAGCCAGGAAACCAGGCACAGAGAAGCCAAAATGGGAGCTTGCATCACTGCCttaaaaactgaaactaaaaatgTAGACACTATATGTAACACTGAAGAAAAATTATGCGGTGGCAAGGACATTGCCAAAATCTCTgcttcacaaaacacaagaagaAGCCATGAGAGACTCCGTGGGCAAACAAGAAGGAGATGGATTAGCTCTAATGCAGTGAATGTCTCCCTTGTAGAAGAAATGGAGAGCAAGCCATTAGACAAAGTTACCAATGATGAAAATGGCATTTTCAGCAGTTTGCAAAGCAGGAGTCAAACCACTAGTTCTTTGAAGTCTTGGAGCAAGTTGTCAGAATCAAGTTCCTCTGCTAGCTGGGAGGAGCTAGGTTGCAACGCCAGCAATACGCTTCCCAGAGATTGGCAACAAAGGGGAAAGGGCTCAGTGGATGAGCAGTGTTGCACAGTCTCAACCGAATCTACTGAGGGAAATGTTCAAGGCGGGAGCCTGCACTCGTTGTCCTTCCAAACTCATCATCTCTCTCTTCAAGAGTCACAGGGTGGCTGTTCAGGTCCTTCTCAGCATTCATTAAAGAACAATATGCTCTTTGCTAATAGACTAGCAGATGTGTCCTCAGCTTCCAGAGAAGGGCTCTTGCAGGGGACAGAACCTGAAAGGGATGCCTCAAAACAGAACGCAGGGGATGCCAATAGTATAGACTTCAGGAACAATGCTGTTTCTTTCGTGGACTTAAAGGGTTCCCATTTTTCTGGTCCCAACAGACCTGAGAGGGAGATGATTTCCTCTTCCTTGGTAGAATTAGAATCCTTTGAAATGATTGAGTCCAGAACCAAGGATAGCAATAGAGACTTCAGTGTTATTCACAGCCCTACTCAGCGCAGCAGAGTGGAAGGAAATGTAATAGATGCCGAAGGGTATAAAAGAATCACAGAGCCATTATCTAGAAATAATTATGTGTGGATTGACCCGGAAGGAGATACTGTAGACAGTACAGATGATCTGTCCGTTGAGCCTCCTATACCTATAGGTAAGGTAGCTACTACTACATCTATAAGCAACAAGTCAAAAATAGCAAGTGATTCCTTTGTACGTAACTGGATTAATAAATCTTCTGCTGGAAACGGGTCTTTTGAAATGCCTGAAATTGACACCCAGGCAGATACAGAAGATGAATGGGAGTTTGCTTTCAGCAATAGAGGGAGCTCAGTAAACAACACTCCTGCCATGAATGCTCCAAGGCCTCAACTTAACCACAGGGTTGGGATCAGAATTTCACCATCAGGGAGGAAGAAGCCAGAAGCTGACCATTTTAATGACTGTGCCACCACAGAGGAAGATGAAGCGGAAAAGTACAGGAACGTTCTGAACAGCAGCCACAGCTCAAGCTCCTCTCTGAAATCATGGTACAAATCCGCGCAGTTTTCCAGCAGTTTCTCTGAACTAGAGAGTCCATCGTTTCTGAACTCCAGTGGGAGCTCTTTTGTCTTTGTGcctgggagaaccaaagaacgaATCCTAAAAGCTCGCTTTCTAGAGGATGACGACTATGAGAAGCTCTTGTCAGGTGTTGAGCATAACTGGCTAGTGCAGAGACTGGAGTCTACTGGAATATTTAAGGCTAGACAACTCCGTAAAGCATACT cTGCTCTTCTTCTGAAATACTCAAAGAAatctgggctgtggacaggccaGGAAACAGCTGTGTATATTGGAGACTACCTGAGCGTGGCGAAGGAAGGCAAACAAAGGACTGCATTTTGGATACACTTTCTGCATCAAGAAGAAACTTTGGGAAG GTATGTTGGGAAAGAGTATAAAGAAGAAAAGGGGCTTCTTAATCATTTCATTGATGTCGAGCGACAAATGACTGCCCAGTACTACGTGACAGAATTCAACAAAAGGCTGTATGAGCAAAAGATCCCAACACAAATCTTTTACATCCCCTCTGCAGTACTCCTG atATTAGAAGGCAAATCTATAAAAGGATGTGTGAGTGTGGAGCCCTATATTCTTGGAGAATTTGTGAAACTATCTAATAACACAAAAGTAGTAAAAACAGAGTACAAAGCCACAGAGTATGGCTTGGCCTTTGGCCATTTCTCCCATGAGTTTTCCCATGGCACAGATGTGGTTGTTGATTTGCAAG GTTGGGTGACTGGTAATGGAAAAGGCCTCATCTACCTCACAGACCCCCAAATTCATTCTCTTAATGGGAAAGATGTTTCACACTCCACCAACTTTGGAGAGAAAGGAATTTATTATTTCTTCAATAATCAACATGTGGAGTGCAATGAAATCTGCCATCATCTTTCTTTAACGAGGCCTTCGGTAGCAGAACCTAACTAG